A portion of the Agelaius phoeniceus isolate bAgePho1 chromosome 29, bAgePho1.hap1, whole genome shotgun sequence genome contains these proteins:
- the C29H19orf44 gene encoding LOW QUALITY PROTEIN: uncharacterized protein C19orf44 homolog (The sequence of the model RefSeq protein was modified relative to this genomic sequence to represent the inferred CDS: inserted 1 base in 1 codon), which translates to MPSXPVPSRMAAISRAPAGRGQGHSHVPRRTSTRGDLTLVDTELGSAGRTPSLHGRFLKACGGNAAGMQPCPRPGSTARAGSGRAALSTAGSAAHTRLNSVLNKVAQLESKIMGQKKHLELQNADSGLKPLSEECSSSASGHEGGARGRRYWKNYGGTSGNGTRRDACSGEEESMQSPKRSVMVKQQLDLDSDEEEMRELMESSLGFSSGSRNQKVLSKAPVPSGKAPPPRKEVSSAELSKTSSHNKDSEKSAFSRVNSPAPSPTSRKLSGHTTRSQLLSSSTKDSTVNQALPQAGYTKHIQESLESDRSEIKSLDELFSEGADAEDPSSSSLKYFGLNIMSLDDLAPDTTSKSAELKQTGKDIQFTQESNKYVKKNTLLVEEDQAALKMTSAKTGVNDSSEEEVEKCVSEAEISEHLSEASSDFPPHKQDYPNQNESTLNSEYSEDFERSLSAADRESVEGHAESCRSPGAHPCSEPSLLVPPEQHSRGRRVTVTDTAVQTAEPPLTCCWPKANPALGPPVGTSYIDPVPVASHTISMDAVEALTTYSPSVLVLHTMCKQHLMLTQQFVQNVHHLHTALVESLEHEKFHYHTLEEAKEYIKNHKSPPLTIEQALEEIRREPRRN; encoded by the exons ATGCCGT GTCCTGTCCCGTCCCGGATGGCCGCGATCTCTCGGGCACCCGCGGGCCGAgggcag GGCCACAGCCATGTACCCCGCAGGACCAGCACCCGCGGTGACCTAACGCTGGTggacacagagctggggagcGCTGGAAGAACTCCGTCCCTCCACGGCAGGTTCCTGAAGGCGTGCGGTGGAAACGCTGCTGGGATGCAGCCCTGCCCGAGGCCGGGAAGCACCGCGCGGGCAGGGAGCGGCCGTGCGGCCCTGAGCACTGCGGGCAGCGCCGCCCACACACGGCTGAACTCGGTCCTGAATAAAGTGGCACAACTAGAAAGCAAAATCATGGGTCAAAAAAAGCACCTGGAATTGCAGAACGCTGACTCGGGCCTGAAGCCTTTGTCTGAGGAGTGCAGCTCGTCCGCCTCTGGGCATGAAGGTggtgccaggggcaggaggtACTGGAAGAATTATGGTGGCACCAGTGGGAATGGGACCCGCAGGGATGCCTGTTctggggaggaggaaagcaTGCAAAGCCCTAAAAGGAGTGTTATGGTTAAACAACAGCTTGATCTGGATAGTgatgaagaggaaatgagagaaTTGATGGAGAGCTCTTTGGGCTTTTCCAGTGGAAGTAGGAATCAGAAGGTTCTG AGTAAGGCTCCAGTTCCATCAGGAAAGGCTCCTCCACCTCGTAAGGAAGTTTCATCAGCAGAGTTATCTAAAACATCTTCTCACAACAAAGACTCAGAGAAGAGTGCATTTAGTAGAGTTAATTCACCAGCACCTTCACCCACCAGCAGAAAGCTGTCAGGACATACCACGAGATCTCAATTGCTGTCATCTTCCACGAAAGACAGCACTGTAAACCAAGCTCTGCCTCAAGCAGGCTACACCAAGCACATCCAAGAATCCCTTGAAAGTGACAGAAGTGAAATAAAGTCATTAGATGAATTATTTTCTGAAGGAGCTGATGCAGAAGATCCATCCAGCAGCAGTTTGAAAT ACTTTGGACTGAATATCATGAGCCTTGATGATTTGGCACCAGATACTACCAGTAAATCAGCAGAATTAAAGCAGACA GGAAAAGACATTCAGTTTACTCAAGAATCAAAcaaatatgtgaaaaaaaatacattgctGGTGGAAGAGGACCAGGCTGCTCTAAAAATGACCAGTGCAAAAACTGGTGTGAATGATTCTTCTGAAGAGGAAGTTGAAAAATGTGTCTCTGAAGCTGAAATCTCTGAACATTTAAGTGAAGCTTCCTCAGATTTCCCTCCACACAAACAGGATTATCCTAACCAGAACGAGAGTACCCTTaattcagaatattctgaaGACTTTGAAAGGTCTCTGTCTGCAGCAGACAGGGAGTCTGTAGAGGGCCATGCTGAGAGCTGCAGGTCTCCTGGAGCTCACCCCTGTTCAGAGCCATCCCTGCTGGTGCCCCCCGAGCAGCACAGCCGGGGGCGCCGAGTGACCGTCACAGACACTGCAGtgcagacagcagagcctcccctcacctgctgctggccaaagg CAAACCCGGCGCTCGGCCCACCTGTGGGAACCAGCTACATCGACCCAGTGCCAGTTGCCAGTCACACCATCAGCATGGATGCAGTAGAAG CCCTGACTACGTACAGCCCCTCGGTTCTTGTCTTACACACCATGTGCAAGCAGCACCTGATGCTGACCCAGCAGTTTGTCCAGAACGTTCACCACCTTCACACAGCCCTGGTGGAGTCATTGGAGCATGAGAAGTTCCACTACCATACCCTGGAAGAGGCTAAAGAG tacATCAAGAATCACAAATCCCCACCTCTAACAATTGAGCAAGCCCTTGAAGAAATTCGGAGAGAGCCCAGGAGAAATTAA